The following DNA comes from Nocardioides panzhihuensis.
ACAGGCACGTCCTCCCGACCGAGTAGCGGCACCGAGGCCGCGACGATCCGAGCGGTCAGGTCCTCAGCGAGCTCGGTTCGGAAGCCGGCGGTCACAACAAGCCCGCTCTCTCCGATCAGCTGCTCAGCCTCGCCCCGAGAATCTGCCCGGCTCCACGCCGACCGACGAGCGCCCAACCGACACAGTGCCTCGATCGCCAGCTCGTCACGATCGAGCATCCCGGACCGCGGTGTCAGCAGTTCGACCGCACGGCGAGGTGCGCGGAAGCCCAGCTCGGTGAGCTCGTCGCACCAGTGCTCTTCCAACGCCTTACCTGAGGTCGGCATCACCTTGTCCGGACGCTCATCCGCCCACGCCCGACGGTCCCACGCCTGCCGAAGTCTCGGTCCCGGTTCCTCTCCCGGATGCTCCCGTCGCCACTGGGTCTCGTACCGATCGATGTTGTGCCCGATCTGTTTCGACCTCGCCGAGAACGCCTCCCCGTACGCCTCGAGCTCGACGATCTCGCCCGACCCCGGATCCAGGTGGTAGCCGTGCGCGGCCAGCGCCGTTCTGAACCCCGGATCGGTCATCACCGCCGCATGCCCGATCCCGTTGATCGCCGCGATGCTCTCTCGGAACCCGACCGTGTGCAGTCCCCGCCACTTCCCCGCCGCCCACACGCGAGCATTGACCTGGAGATGCAGATGCCAGTGCGGGTCCCCTGCCCGCGACGTACGATGCGTCACCACCGCCGCCTCCAGCTCCTCCACCGGCACCTGCACCTGTCGCCCCATCGGACCCACCCGCGTCGTCGCGTGCTCCCCCACCCACGACAGGATCTGTTCCGCCGCGCGTCGCTGAGCCGTGTCGTACTCCAATGACACATCGGGATGCAGCGCCGCGGCCAGCGACCACGACTTCGGCCCGTTCACCGTGACCTCGACGAACTTCACGCCCTCCTTACGCGGCCGTCCCTTCGCCTCTCCCGTCTTGACGTCGAAGCCGCCGACCCACCTCTCGTACGTCTCCGCACCCATCGCCGGCGCCCGCCCGACCAGGCGACCAGAAACGACATAGCGGTCGGCCACCCCCGAGCCCTCGCCCAGGTAGTAGTCGTCAGCCCCGAAGCTGTCCGCCTCCACATAGCGCCGCGCATCGACCGCACGCCCGGTGTAGAACTTCACCCCACCATGCACGCCCGACGCACCTCCGTCACCAACCATCGACAACCGCATAACTGCAGGTCATCATCGGTTTTCCTTCGGAAATGCATAGCATGCGTGCTGACCGTTTTGAAGGGATGCACCCCCTCATTGAGGCCTACTTCTCGAGACCATCGAGCACCGTCAATTGCCGTCGAAGGCGCTCGGATCGAGTTGCGATCGAGCAGGGTCGTGTTTACGCGTTATCCCGCCGGACGGAACGCTCGATTTCACCGACAGCCCGTCGGCGGACATGCTCGGCGGATGACACACGAGACAACCTCGCCTGCCGACTGGTACTTCGAGGACTTCACCGCCGGCCAGGTGTTCCGTACGCAGGGCAGGACCATCACAGAGACCGACCTCGTCTCCTTCGCCGGGTGGAGCTGGGACACCAATCCTGTGCACACCGACGCACAGCACAGCGAGCACGGCCGGTTCGGTCAGCCCATCGCCCACGGCGTCCTGGGCCTGTCGGTCGCAATGGGGCTGGTATCCCGCCTTGGCGTCTTCGAGCGTTGCTCGGTCGCACTCCTCGGTATCAACGGCTGGACCTTCAAGCACCCGATCTTCGTCGGTGACACCGTCCACTGCACGCTTCGCATCACCGATGTTCGCGCCGCCAGATCGAGCAACGTCGGAATCCTCGAACGAGAGCTGACCATGTTCAACCAGGGCGGCACTGTCCTGCAGCAAGGCGCGATCGGGATCATGGTGAGCCGACGCCCTGCCTCCTGACGCGCCTGGCCCCGGCCCGTCAAGGCGTTTCGTCGTCAAGCAGCGGCTGCAGCTGCGCCTGGATGGCAGCAGGGGTGGCCGTAGTACGCAGGACAACCACCGTCGAGGCGGACTCGAGGCCAACCGGCTGATAGCGCTCGAGAGCCACCCGCATCGCCTGGTCGAACTCACCTTCGGGGTCGGAGGTCTGGTCGCGGAGCCAGCGCCGGAGCACATAGTTGTGTGCGGTCACGAGGTCTGCGGCCAAGAGCTCGGCGCGAAGGTGGCCGTCGGGTAGGTCGGACATCCAGTCGCGGAGCCATCGCGTGAAGACTCGCTGATATTGCTGGATCCCGCCCGTCTCCCTGGCGCGAAGAGCAGGCACCGAACCGACGAGGCGATACCGCGCGCGCGCCATCTCCCCTTCGGCCACATAGTGGCGCAGCACGACCCGGGCGGCCTCGCTCAGCGCGACGGTTCGCGTGGCGGGGGTCGCTGCGGCCAGACGTCCGTCGATGCGGCCGAGCAGCAGGTCGTGCTCAGGGAAGATCACGTCGTCCTTGGATCCGAAGGCCCGGAAGAACGTCGTACGTCCCACCCCGGCGCGCCGCGCGATGTCCTCGGCCTTGGTCGCGTCGAAGCCTCGCTCTTCGAACAGCTCGTACGCCGCAGCGACCAGGCGTTCCTTGGTCGTCGCGGGTCGGGGCGTCTCGGTCATGACTCGAAGTTACTTGATGGTACGCCGTTCCGTCGATAAGGTACGGCGTACCAATATAGGGAAGGGTGCATATGAACGGGTTCAACAACATCGGCGTCGTCGGCGCAGGACTGATGGGCGCAGGCATCGCCGAGGTCGCCGCACGCGCCGGCAAGAACGTCGTCCTCATCGACGCCAACCCCGCTGCCGCCGAGGCCGGCCGCGACCGCTTGCGGACCTCCCTCGAGCGGGCGGAGGAGCGCGGGAAGATCACCGGGGTCGCCGAGATCCTGGAGCGCATCACCGTCGGCAGCGACCTCGAGGCGCTCGCCGACCGCGACCTGGTCATCGAGGCGATCATCGAGGACGAAGCCGCCAAGACGGCACTGTTCGCCCGGCTCGACTCGATCGTCACCGACCCCGAGGCCGTGCTCGCCTCCAACACCTCCTCCATCCCGATCATGAAGCTCGCCGTCGCCACGCAGCGGCCGGCGCAGGTGCTCGGGATCCACTTCTTCAACCCGGTCCCGGTCCTCTCGCTGGTGGAGCTGGTGCCCAGCCTGCTGACCGCACCGACCACCACCGATCGGGCTCGGGAGTTCGTCGAGAAGGACCTCGGCAAGCACCCCATCGACTCCCAGGACCGCGCAGGATTCGTGGTCAACGCACTGCTGATCCCGTTCGTGCTCTCCGCGATCCGAATGCTCGAGTCCGGGTTCGCCACCGCCGAGGACATCGACCAGGGCCTCGTACGCGGCGCCGCCCATCCCCAGGGGCCGCTGGCGCTCGCGGACCTCATCGGCCTCGATACGACCAAGGCCGTGGCCGAGTCGCTCTACGAGGAGTTCAAGGAGCCGCTCTACGCCCCGCCGCCGCTCCTGGCCCGCATGGTCGACGCCGGCCTGCTGGGCCGCAAGGCCGGCCGCGGCTTCTACCACTACTGAACCCCACCCAAGGACTCATCATGACCGACGACTTTCCCTATCTTCAGCTCGCAGACCACCACCACGACCTCCGCGACGCCGTACGCTCGCTCGCTGCGAACAAGATCGCCCCCTACGCCGCCGACGTAGACGCCGCCGCGAGGTTCCCCACCGAGGCCTACGACGCCCTTGTCGCCTCCGGACTCCACGCACCGCACGTGCCCGAGGCGTACGGCGGCGACGGCGCTGACGCCCTGTCCACCTGCATCGTCATCGAGGAGATCGCGCGTGCGTGCGCCTCCTCGTCACTGATCCCGGCGGTCAACAAGCTCGGCAGCCTCCCGCTGATCCTCGCCGGCTCCGAGGACATCAAGCAGCGCTACCTGGCACCGCTCGCGGCCGGAAAGTCCACGTTCTCCTACGCCCTCTCCGAGCGCGAGGCCGGCTCCGACACAGCGTCCATGAAGACCCGTGCCGTCCAGGACGGCGACCACTGGGTGCTCAGCGGCCAGAAGTCATGGATCAGCAACGCGGGCATCTCCGACTACTACACCGTCCTCGCCGTCACCGACCCCGACGGACGACGCGGCTCCAACATCAGCGCCTTCGTCGTGGAAAAGAGCGACGACGGATTCGCCATCGGCGCCCCCGAGAAGAAGCTCGGCATCAAGGGCTCCCCCACCTGCGAGCTGACCTTCGACGCCGTCTACCTCCCCGGCGACCGCATCATCGGCGAACCCGGAACCGGCCTCCAGCTCGCGCTCCGCACCCTCGACCACACCCGCATCACCATCGCGGCCCAGGCCGTCGGTATCGCCCAAGGCGCCCTCGATCACGCGACCGACTACGTCAAGGAACGCCAGCAGTTCGGCAAGCGCATCGCGGACTTCCAGGGGATCCAGTTCATGCTCGCCGACATGGCCATGAAGCTCGAGGCCGCCCGCCAGCTCGTCTACGTCGCCGCCGCCAAGTCGGAGCGAGACGCCAGCGACCTGAGCTTCTTCGGCGCAGCCGCCAAGTGCTTCGCCAGCGACGCGGCGATGGAGATCACCGTCGATGCCGTCCAGCTCCTCGGCGGCTCCGGCTACACCCAAGACTTCCCGCTCGAACGCATGATGCGTGACGCCAAGATCACCCAGATCTACGAAGGCACCAACCAGATCCAGCGCGTCGTGATGGCGCGCCAGCTACTCAGCGCATGAGCACCGCCACCGTCATCACCACTGCCGCCTTCTCGCACCCTGGGTACGTCGGCGGCCGGGCGACCGACGTACCCATCTCAGAGGTCCACGCCAAGAAGACCGGGACCATCACGACGCTCTGCGGCCAGTCGGCGCTGACCTGGTTCAAGTTCTGGGAGGTTCCTTTCGCCACTGTCCTCGGCAACCGATGCCCGCGCTGCGTCGCTGCCTTCGACGAGCTTCTCCAGGCCGAGGCGGACCGCAGGCGCCGCTCGTTCCACCCCGCCCGGAAGGGCCGCCCGGCCGGAGGTAGCTCCCGAGCCCCAGGACGTCCAACTACGTTGTCGTAACCTGTCTGCATGCGCGCCGACCAAGATCCCATCCGTGAGGCACACAGGCAGTGGGTCAGTCACGACTGGGCCGACGCCGCCGACGGGATGGCGATGGTGACGTCGGTCGCGCGCGTGCAGCAGCTGCTCATGGAGCGCATCGACACCGTGCTGCGGCCTCTGGACCTGACCTTCGCTCGCTACGAGGTCCTGCGGCTGCTGTCGTTCTCGCGCTCGGGACCAATGCCGATGACGCGCCTGGGGTCGCTCCTCCAGGTGCACCCCACCAGCGTCTGGGCGGCCAAGGCGGTCACGGCCGACAGCGTCGTCTCGGGCGACAGGTTCGCCATCGCTCGCGCCATCACGGGTGCCGAGGCCGGCCAGCTGCCCGACGACGTCCTCTCCACCCTCAAGTCGGCAGCCGCCGCGCGACGTACGCCCGTTCTCGGCATCACCGGAACCGGCGGTTCCGGCAAGTCGTCGTTGACCGACGAGCTGGTACGCCGCTTCCGGGTCGACCAGCAGGACAAGCTCCGCATCGCGGTCATCGCCGTCGACCCGACGCGACGCAAGGGCGGCGGCGCGCTGCTCGGCGACCGGATCCGAGCCAACTCCCTCGACGGAGACCGCATCTTCTTCCGCTCGCTGGCAACCCGTGGCGCCCACGAGGTGCCCGAGCACCTCAGCGATGTCATCGACGTCATCAAGGCTGCCGGGTTCGACCTGGTCATCGTGGAGACGCCCGGCATCGGCCAGGGCGACGCGGCGATCGTGCCCTACGTCGACGCCAGCCTCTACGTCATGACTCCCGAGTTCGGTGCTGCCTCGCAGCTCGAGAAGATCGACATGCTCGACTTCGCCGACACCGTCGCCATCAACAAGTTCGAGCGCCGCGGCGCGATGGACGCGATGCGGGACGTCGGGCGTCAGTTGGTGCGCAACCGTGAGGCCTTCGACCAGCAGCCGGACCAGATGCCCGTCTTCGGCACCTCGGCCGCGACCTTCAACGACGACGGCGTGACCGCGCTCTACCAGCACCTCCGCGACGACCTGGCGAGCCGTGGCCTGCCGGTCACCGAGGGAGCTCTCACCGAGGTCGACGTCCGCCACTCCTCCGGCATCCGCCAGGTCGTACCCACCGACCGGGTGCGCTACCTGGCCGAGATCACCGAGGCCGTCCGCGGCTTCCATGCCCAGACCGAGCGGCTCGCCGCCGCGGCAGGACGCGTGCAGCGGCTGGAGATCGTCCAGGGCGAGCTCGTCGCCGCAGACAGCGAGACCTCGGGCGTCGACGACCTCCTCGAGTCCGCGCACCGTGACCTGCCCCACGAGGTCACCGACCAGATCGAGGCATGGCCGGCGATCGTGGACTCCTACTCGGGTGAGGAGCAGGTCGTGAAGGTGCGCGACCGCGAGATCCATACCCGCCTGACCCGTGAGTCGCTCTCGGGCAACCAGATCCCCCGCGTCGCGCTCCCGCGCTTCACCGACCACGGTGAGCTCGTCCGCTTCTGGCGTCGCGAGAACCTTCCCGGCTACTTCCCCTACACCGCCGGGGTGTTCCCGTTCAAGCGCGACGGCGAGGACCCGGCGCGGATGTTCGCCGGCGAGGGTGACCCGGCGCGTACCAACCGGCGTTTCAAGATCCTGAGCCAGGACGGCGACGCGACCCGCCTCTCCACCGCGTTCGACTCGGTCACTCTCTATGGGCGCGACCCGGATCTGCGCCCGGATATCTACGGCAAGGTCGGCACCTCCGGCGTCTCGGTGGCGACGCTCGACGACATGAAGGTGCTCTACGACGGCTTCGACCTCGTCTCCCCCACGACCTCGGTGTCCATGACCATCAACGGACCCGCGCCGACCGTGCTGGCGTTCTTCCTCAACACCGCCATCGACCAGCAGGTCGCCAGGTTCGTCGATCAGGAGGGCCGGCAGCCGTCCAAGGCGGAACACGACGAGCTCGTCGCGTACGCCATGGCGAACGTGCGCGGGACCGTGCAGGCCGACATCCTCAAGGAGGACCAGGGCCAGAACACCTGCCTGTTCTCCACCGAGTTCTCGCTGCGGATGATGGCCGACATCCAGGAATGGTTCATCCAGCAGCAGGTCCGCAACTTCTACTCGGTCTCGATCTCCGGCTATCACATCGCCGAGGCCGGGGCGAACCCGATCAGCCAGCTCGCGTTCACGCTCGCCAACGGCTTCACCTACGTCGAGGCGTACCTGGCTCGCGGCATGGACATCGACGACTTCGCACCCAACCTGTCCTTCTTCTTCTCCAACGGCATGGACCCCGAATACTCCGTGCTCGGCCGCGTCGCACGCCGCATCTGGGCGATCACGATGAAGGAGAAGTACGGCGCGAACGAGCGCTCGCAGAAGCTGAAGTACCACGTCCAGACCTCCGGCCGGTCCCTGCACGCACAGGAGATGGACTTCAACGACATCCGCACCACGCTGCAGGCCCTGATCGCGATCTACGACAACGCCCAGTCACTGCACACCAACGCCTACGACGAGGCCGTCACGACACCCACCGAGGAGTCCGTACGCCGAGCGCTCGCGATCCAGCTCATCATCAACCGCGAGTGGGGCCTCGCCATGAACGAGAACCCACTCCAGGGCTCGTTCATCATCGACGAGCTCACCGACCTGGTGGAGAGCGCCGTGCTCACCGAGTTCGACCGCATCAACGAACGCGGCGGCGTGCTCGGCGCGATGGAGACCGGCTACCAGCGCGGCAAGATCCAGGACGAGTCGATGCTCTACGAGCACCGCAAGCACGACGGGACGCTGCCCATCATCGGCGTCAACACCTTCGTCAAGCCCGACTCCGACGCCTCCCCCGTCGAGATCGAGCTGGCACGCGCCACCGAGGCCGAGAAGGACTCCCAGCTGCGGCGCGTACACCAGTTCCAGGAGACGCACCGCGACGAGGCCGCCAAGGCCATCGCCCGCCTCAAGGACGCGGCCGTCGCCGGGGACAACGTCTTCGCGGTCCTCATGGACGCCGCCCGAGTCTGCACCCTCCAGCAGGTGACCGAGGCGTTCTTCGAGGTCGGCGGGCAGTACCGACGCAACGTCTGACCGCGCAGACCTCGTCACGCAACACGCCGCCCCTGCCTGGGCTAGATGCCCAGACAGGGGCGGCGTCTCGTGTGGGCCACGCGGGAGCGTGTGCTCAGATGCTGGGCTCGGTGTCGCCGTCCGGCGCGTACAGGCCCGAGTGGCTCTTGCGCAGGACGTTCTTCTGGATCTTCCCTGTCGAGGTCTTCGGGAGCCCGTCGGAGACCACGATCGTCTTCGGGATCTTGTACGCATCGAGGTGACCGCGGAGCTTTTCACGGAGCACCTCAGGGTCGACGAGCGCACCCGGCGCGGGCACGACCATGGCGGTGATCGCCTCGGTCCAGCGCTCGTGCGGCAGCCCGACCACCACAGCCTCGGCGATGTTCGGGTCGGCGGCGTAGAGCGCCTTCTCCACCTCGATGGAAGCGACGTTCTCGCCTCCGGTCTTGATGACGTCCTTGCGACGATCGGTGAACCAGAGGATGCCGTCGGAGTCGAAGTGGCCGACGTCGCCGGAGTGGAACCAACCGTGTGCGAAGGCCTCGTCGGTGGCCTCCTGGTTGTCGAGATAGCCGGTGAGCGCGTGCGGCCCGCGGTAGACGATCTCGCCGTCCTGGCCGGCGGGCAGCAGTGTGCCGTCCTCGTCCATGACGGCCACCTGGACATTGGTGACCGGCGTACCTACCGCACCGGCGTGGCTGAGCTGGTGCTCAGGACGGAACAGCGTCGCGGTGGGGCTCATCTCCGTCTGACCGAAGAGGAGATAGAAGTCGCAGTCGAAGGCATCCAAGCATCGCCGCAGCT
Coding sequences within:
- the icmF gene encoding fused isobutyryl-CoA mutase/GTPase IcmF, with product MRADQDPIREAHRQWVSHDWADAADGMAMVTSVARVQQLLMERIDTVLRPLDLTFARYEVLRLLSFSRSGPMPMTRLGSLLQVHPTSVWAAKAVTADSVVSGDRFAIARAITGAEAGQLPDDVLSTLKSAAAARRTPVLGITGTGGSGKSSLTDELVRRFRVDQQDKLRIAVIAVDPTRRKGGGALLGDRIRANSLDGDRIFFRSLATRGAHEVPEHLSDVIDVIKAAGFDLVIVETPGIGQGDAAIVPYVDASLYVMTPEFGAASQLEKIDMLDFADTVAINKFERRGAMDAMRDVGRQLVRNREAFDQQPDQMPVFGTSAATFNDDGVTALYQHLRDDLASRGLPVTEGALTEVDVRHSSGIRQVVPTDRVRYLAEITEAVRGFHAQTERLAAAAGRVQRLEIVQGELVAADSETSGVDDLLESAHRDLPHEVTDQIEAWPAIVDSYSGEEQVVKVRDREIHTRLTRESLSGNQIPRVALPRFTDHGELVRFWRRENLPGYFPYTAGVFPFKRDGEDPARMFAGEGDPARTNRRFKILSQDGDATRLSTAFDSVTLYGRDPDLRPDIYGKVGTSGVSVATLDDMKVLYDGFDLVSPTTSVSMTINGPAPTVLAFFLNTAIDQQVARFVDQEGRQPSKAEHDELVAYAMANVRGTVQADILKEDQGQNTCLFSTEFSLRMMADIQEWFIQQQVRNFYSVSISGYHIAEAGANPISQLAFTLANGFTYVEAYLARGMDIDDFAPNLSFFFSNGMDPEYSVLGRVARRIWAITMKEKYGANERSQKLKYHVQTSGRSLHAQEMDFNDIRTTLQALIAIYDNAQSLHTNAYDEAVTTPTEESVRRALAIQLIINREWGLAMNENPLQGSFIIDELTDLVESAVLTEFDRINERGGVLGAMETGYQRGKIQDESMLYEHRKHDGTLPIIGVNTFVKPDSDASPVEIELARATEAEKDSQLRRVHQFQETHRDEAAKAIARLKDAAVAGDNVFAVLMDAARVCTLQQVTEAFFEVGGQYRRNV
- a CDS encoding 3-hydroxybutyryl-CoA dehydrogenase yields the protein MNGFNNIGVVGAGLMGAGIAEVAARAGKNVVLIDANPAAAEAGRDRLRTSLERAEERGKITGVAEILERITVGSDLEALADRDLVIEAIIEDEAAKTALFARLDSIVTDPEAVLASNTSSIPIMKLAVATQRPAQVLGIHFFNPVPVLSLVELVPSLLTAPTTTDRAREFVEKDLGKHPIDSQDRAGFVVNALLIPFVLSAIRMLESGFATAEDIDQGLVRGAAHPQGPLALADLIGLDTTKAVAESLYEEFKEPLYAPPPLLARMVDAGLLGRKAGRGFYHY
- a CDS encoding MaoC/PaaZ C-terminal domain-containing protein, whose product is MTHETTSPADWYFEDFTAGQVFRTQGRTITETDLVSFAGWSWDTNPVHTDAQHSEHGRFGQPIAHGVLGLSVAMGLVSRLGVFERCSVALLGINGWTFKHPIFVGDTVHCTLRITDVRAARSSNVGILERELTMFNQGGTVLQQGAIGIMVSRRPAS
- a CDS encoding TetR family transcriptional regulator, with the translated sequence MTETPRPATTKERLVAAAYELFEERGFDATKAEDIARRAGVGRTTFFRAFGSKDDVIFPEHDLLLGRIDGRLAAATPATRTVALSEAARVVLRHYVAEGEMARARYRLVGSVPALRARETGGIQQYQRVFTRWLRDWMSDLPDGHLRAELLAADLVTAHNYVLRRWLRDQTSDPEGEFDQAMRVALERYQPVGLESASTVVVLRTTATPAAIQAQLQPLLDDETP
- a CDS encoding acyl-CoA dehydrogenase family protein, with translation MTDDFPYLQLADHHHDLRDAVRSLAANKIAPYAADVDAAARFPTEAYDALVASGLHAPHVPEAYGGDGADALSTCIVIEEIARACASSSLIPAVNKLGSLPLILAGSEDIKQRYLAPLAAGKSTFSYALSEREAGSDTASMKTRAVQDGDHWVLSGQKSWISNAGISDYYTVLAVTDPDGRRGSNISAFVVEKSDDGFAIGAPEKKLGIKGSPTCELTFDAVYLPGDRIIGEPGTGLQLALRTLDHTRITIAAQAVGIAQGALDHATDYVKERQQFGKRIADFQGIQFMLADMAMKLEAARQLVYVAAAKSERDASDLSFFGAAAKCFASDAAMEITVDAVQLLGGSGYTQDFPLERMMRDAKITQIYEGTNQIQRVVMARQLLSA